A window of Flavobacterium branchiarum genomic DNA:
TTTGATAGAACCTAAAAAGAAAGGGAACTATCCCGTTTTAATATACAATCGTGGTGGTAATGGTAATTTTGGTGCGGTAAACTCAGTTTTTTTAACTGAGTTTTTAAGTAAAATAGCCAACGAAGGATATATAGTTATCGGTTCGCAGCTCAGAGGTACATCTGTAAGTGAAGGCGAAGATGAATTTGGAGGTAAAGATGTCAATGATGTTTTAAGCCTTTTTGATATTATTGATCAATTACCCAATGCCAATAAAAATAGGATTGGTGTGTTTGGTTGGAGTCGTGGCGTTATGACAAATTTTTTAATGCTAAAAAAGACCAATCGTATCAAGACCAATATTGCAATTGCAGGTCAAGCCGATTTAATTGAGACAAAGCGCCCTGAGATGTTTGGCGTTTATAGAGAAAGAATTCCGGGTTATGCAAAGGATTCCGTTTCGGTTTTAAAAACGCGTTCTAGTTTGTTAGCAATCGATTCTATTCAGAATAAAAAAGTTTCACATTTTATTATTCATGGCAATAAAGACGTCAAGGTTGATGTTAGTAATGCGTTTACTTTTTATTCTAAGTTAAACTCAAAAGAGTATACGACACGGTTATTGGTTTATGAAAATGAAGGTCATGATTTAGAAATAGTTAACGATAACTTATTAAATCAAATAACCGATTGGTTAAAAAGATATTTATAGTATATCTTTGTTTCTGTACGAATATGGAAACAATTTCAAATCATATAAATGAGCCTTATTAAATATGTCATTCCGATATTTTTTTCTTGTTTTCTTATAAACGCGCAAAATGAGGAAAATTTTCATTTGC
This region includes:
- a CDS encoding alpha/beta hydrolase family protein, with product MKKITFLSLLFFFNFLFSQTSKPSFILESRKVTDYPFNPIISEKINDKVVLKKEYQFLDSLNFRSINYKSFDNLKLRGFLIEPKKKGNYPVLIYNRGGNGNFGAVNSVFLTEFLSKIANEGYIVIGSQLRGTSVSEGEDEFGGKDVNDVLSLFDIIDQLPNANKNRIGVFGWSRGVMTNFLMLKKTNRIKTNIAIAGQADLIETKRPEMFGVYRERIPGYAKDSVSVLKTRSSLLAIDSIQNKKVSHFIIHGNKDVKVDVSNAFTFYSKLNSKEYTTRLLVYENEGHDLEIVNDNLLNQITDWLKRYL